Genomic DNA from Abyssisolibacter fermentans:
GAGTCTTTGTATTTGTGAACCGCTCTTAAGATTGTAATAATTTGCTTTTCTGTTGGTAGTGGTACAGGTCCTGATACCTTTGCTCCTGTTCTCTTTGCAGTTTCAACAATCTTTTGTGCTGATACATCAAGAATTTTATGATCATATGCCTTAAGTCTAATTCTTATTTTCTGCTTCACATTAACTCCATTTGCCATTAGTAATTCCCTCCTTCTATCGCATGTTTTAGTTCTACATACGACATGGGATAGCCGATACACTTATCCGTGTGTTTTGTAGTGATAATTAAATCAGCCAATCCAATCGCCCAATTTATAATTGAACATTCTCAGCAAAAATTCCCTGTTTTATCAACGAACAGCAACCTTTTGCCTCATCGCATG
This window encodes:
- the rpsJ gene encoding 30S ribosomal protein S10, yielding MANGVNVKQKIRIRLKAYDHKILDVSAQKIVETAKRTGAKVSGPVPLPTEKQIITILRAVHKYKDSREQFEQRTHKRLIDILSPTSKTVESLMRLNLPAGVDIEIKL